In Toxoplasma gondii ME49 chromosome VIII, whole genome shotgun sequence, a single genomic region encodes these proteins:
- a CDS encoding transaldolase (encoded by transcript TGME49_229360) has product MYLCMHASVPIYMSSGMCLGRRVNLCRNTLKALENIARWLSCLRSTYSRRRDSVFLSFSATLSRITKAASTERTCGSSAHTNTGTDLPALPRVRRSTFRLREFFPSFLEFTDCRLQSFLVSRRVPRHSVRHSIQKLAFLRAVLHAPAPKQHRSAHAPFFPVAVKDTLPLFSRGIYLSVKMPQSKKRVSAAHEGAASPEAKHQKTNETNGGAAQNALEALRLLSVVVADTGDFVALKKYVPHDATTNPSLLLKAASMPQYAHLMDEAVEVAKKVHGKSARAFFQVEPDDELVEEVIDQLFVRFGVEILKIVPGVVSTEVSAALSFDVQASVEKARKLILMYKEHGIEKDRVLIKLATTWEGCEAAKILEKEGIHCNMTLLFSFAQAVAAAEAKATLISPFVGRILDYYKKLHPEKVAEYVGAQDPGVQSVKRIYKYYKKHNYKTVVMAASFRNIGEIIALAGCDRVTVSPALLEELKNSDLPVRRVLGEPTESVEASDAEDEKKLEMDEKTFRWMLNEDAMATEKLAEGIRSFNRDLLSLKEMIREKLTTA; this is encoded by the exons atgtatttgtgtatgcaTGCCAGTGTGCCGATATACATGTCAAGTGGTATGTGTTTAGGCCGCCGTGTAAATCTGTGCAGAAACACATTGAAAGCTTTGGAGAACATTGCTAGGTGGCTGTCCTGTTTGCGAAGCACATATTCTCGTCGACGTGACTCTGTTTTTCTTAGCTTTTCCGCCACTCTGTCTCGCATTACCAAGGCCGCCTCAACCGAACGAACCTGCGGCAGCTCGGCGCACACCAACACTGGAACGGATCTTCCCGCACTGCCCCGCGTGCGGCGCTCGACTTTTCGCCTTCGTgagttctttccttcttttctggaaTTCACTGATTGTCGCCTTCAATcatttctcgtttctcgaaGAGTTCCAAGGCATTCGGTTCGCCACAGCATTCAAAaactcgcgtttctgcgcgCTGTCTTGCATGCACCCGCCCCAAAGCAGCACCGCTCTGCGCACGCGCCATTTTTTCCGGTCGCCGTCAAAGACACacttccacttttttccAGAGGAATTTATCTCTCTGTCAAAATGCCTCAATCCAAGAAGCGAGTGAGCGCCGCCCACGAAGGCGCGGCCTCTCCCGAGGCGAAACATCAAAAAACAAACGAGACGAACGGCGGAGCTGCACAG AACGCCCTGGAggcgcttcgccttctctccgtcgtggTGGCTGACACCGGGGATTTTGTGGCTCTGAAAAAGTACGTTCCTCACGATGCAACGACGaatccgtctcttcttctcaagGCTGCCTCAATGCCGCAGTATGCGCATCTGATGGACGAGGCTGTCGAGGTTGCCAAGAAAGTTCATGGAAAG TCGGCGCGCGCCTTCTTTCAGGTCGAGCCAGACGATGAACTTGTTGAGGAAGTGATCGACCAATTGTTTGTTCGCTTCGGAGTAGAGATCCTCAAAATCGTCCCCGGCGTCGTCAGTACGGAAGTAtctgctgctctctccttcgacgtACAAG CTTCGGTCGAAAAGGCCCGGAAGCTCATTCTAATGTACAAGGAGCACGGCATCGAGAAGGACCGCGTCTTGATCAAGTTGGCGACTACGTGGGAAGGCTGTGAAGCTGCCAAGATTCTAGAAAAGGAGGGCATTCACTGCAACATgactctgctcttctccttcgctcaA GCGGTCGCGGCTGCcgaagcgaaggcgactTTGATTTCTCCATTTGTCGGGCGCATTCTCGATTATTACAAGAAGCTCCACCCCGAGAAAGTTGCGGAGTATGTGGGAGCGCAAGACCCTGGAGTCCAAAGCGTTAAACGCATCTACAAGTACTACAAGAAACACAATTACAAGACGGTAGTCATGGCTGCCTCGTTTCGCAACATTG GTGAGATCATTGCGTTAGCTGGCTGCGACCGAGTGACggtttctcctgctctcctgGAGGAGCTGAAAAACAGCGACTTGCCCGTTCGGCGGGTGTTGGGAGAGCCGACAGAGAGTGTGGAGGCGAGTGATGCAGAAGATGAAAAGAAGCTCGAAATGGATGAGAAGACGTTTCGATGGATGCTCAATGAAGACGCGATGGCGACGGAGAAACTCGCAGAGGGCATTCGCAGCTTCAACCGGGACCTGCTGTCTTTGAAGGAAATGATTAGAGAAAAACTCACCACAGCGTGA
- the AP2VIII1 gene encoding AP2 domain transcription factor AP2VIII-1 (encoded by transcript TGME49_229370), with amino-acid sequence MAPDRTANWGLATPPRQPPRGPRPVPSSPCVASTSTFSSDSFSACLERMRRPERCGAKHPDSAAECCIQRANERDGDGASGEQASLSGETLSPASENAPPSRSSLCLHAAVSTHPGASPPSGAASIFSPSSLGRGAFECVDSRPPQLLAPPGEAAVAGGVLADLRQHFAQLARCLFSQLAKRSGSVEAGSRASLWSDSSMQRRPCASEGRPPGGDRMPGSGQSSGDKAEDVKPQLALANREKRPEDKEAFRALASVWRDLCREPSITGPRRRSSETPVSPASTFSTQSSVGDTQLLAWSLLRNEDHHAEKELSGAHAASVKKSRDAPTSSSQAAGSEANTEETEIGRVKKAGDASLPLAVTNWASSTLAAALDPVAAEEETAFHVERIVNNTESREALAEYATIFAPLFGTDPRDLSTQHGLSALHCVALDLQFLRRAKEVSKDRSDSAPSLVRPLRAAGAAPASPSHTPKAFHAVPGEAEVSPEQTWCSSSCSPRSSRSSLTFAGLDAGASDVRATALSSPREDGSDCEGERRSRTPSGGQGCSRTHDRGPYRTGEDRRGERAEQLREDASKATDATRRVEEILDIPTGAAFARVAGDSRGPEGPEDTPEEGAASGDPLFHFAVRGSHSDDFSALLRCDLAFPEFGRTSPPPAFAALTTRPGPTSLAPEARDRLGTQFPLCLDPSEPDLDAETPDALAASSLFEKEDRDLDGSPFQAPPPELPILDARNHLDGVVESSEEACPGLFSLTVCGGASSASVASECLPGTQEAAGPFLALPTRDAVAPPREGLDGDEGCVGGEKTGVSRPRAVFARCLSPRVTASGSVSLASLAPFGDSAHSFSISELFPLATGRDSGWGRVVDDLPAAASPAFSACAEVEGPAAPAFELPFFARSLHSFALSGGAPAHTLSLAPRRLSAAGTGDSGPLADEEAGGEGGHSGGCWLSPRSVAVLRQSLPADADGPESLLASLRQWSQSRGLEFSAQNGEGDGGAEREVRDEKSGGRTRDEEPGEAITQRAAPREEELRRAKARRAALLAVAPRKDFASSVDTSRDGASVGDLSSLTKDENPEGRMASPAPSLSHPYCSASSTVPACGNNLSSFSFSSSPLSSSLSSSLSSSLSSSLSSSLSSFSSPFSSSSSSSSSLASFSSSPLSSSLSPFSSSSSFSSSFSSSASSVWCPVTAGNEGERREYSHATVEECVGSQRQRLLCEQQPADGGSHRASRVAFDGPAEARTLASQGETPREQVFTLKAESRADDWHSSGVYASDRPRFVASDHFGTQQCGTASRCPCRDASVSPLLHRSPSGAPSQVGGTAGGCGSFAAPQVQGGVPFSASADAAAFVQMPRGPEASNVGTQLVSAGYTAHLERAGGGATGQVNSGVHTPEGEGEGSGSVLSLRSGVCTPGSGSEHSTTATQLSSPSAQAPSDQGSERGDVVHLTSHAYSAGTELGERLVSAPVHLSYPSAVHAPGRPAYGGGEDTVQQRSTCTCGVGELSEEQAASRGASKKRRKGRVSEKAECLTPGEKGEEEARTTGSVSSGGPATAHPVVTIGLVGRPGGVRNLVTPVGSETPLTTGDFSATRVVRLSNKAMELPYVHGVRFEAEAFAWTAKIGSGSRRFLVKKHGFHKSRLCAIEKIQQWRATLSPAALERELREEREIIASLPVDPRCEHAPGPPEEVPSQRSGGSQEEGAAEREGCLEDRNGKRQRTTSVETHFVHPLYTSPVSSVLSASAVAPPAACGQDAAPSSSPYCCLAPDVQCMYTGHHVNASPELVQSQDRLAPGSAVAPSDFFPMQPAYSPLVSAPSAGPHMAFASPAFSGVSSSPVVAMHAPPASLPSSNPALCMRASPDQTPSAFPSFSPVSPPHLPHCGAPEKTEPSREEGREEERDRLRFLPAYHQSRLSSMPPSTPAPLSTACASSFPPSELGSRVLEAPSKEPLEVRGMYHDSSEPPAQRALCPTVSPSSDPYASPVAFPSTLASFPVDGQRPQLLPAVQASPGEDNCLSRGDDRGAGRLCAPEGPCGSAGDGRDFDGSAEHSAPLFEWVPSFSFALARMRSLPRFSGAARLSPSLECKPRGLRVLPSGVSIACAVADTGSAVSSLLF; translated from the exons ATGGCGCCAGACAGAACTGCGAACTGGGGACTGGCAACGCCTCCTCGGCAGCCGCCGCGCGGGCCGCGTCCGGTGCCGTCCTCTCCGTGTGTGGCGTCGACTTCAACTTTTTCTTCGGATTCTTTCTCAGCGTGTCTAGAGCGCATGCGGCGGCCTGAGCGTTGCGGAGCCAAGCATCCCGACTCAGCCGCAGAATGCTGCATTCAGAgagcaaacgagagagacggggacGGCGCCTCTGGCGAACAAGCCTCTCTCTCAGGAGAAACGCTGAGCCCTGCTTCGGAGAATGCCCCTCCCTCGAggtcctctctgtgtctacATGCTGCTGTGTCAACGCACCCTGGcgcgtcgccgccttccGGCGCTGCGTCGATTTTcagtccttcttccctcggcCGCGGAGCTTTCGAGTGTGTAGACAGCCGGCCGCCTCAGCTGCTGGCGCCACCCGGCGAGGCCGCAGTTGCCGGGGGTGTCTTGGCAGATCTCCGCCAGCATTTCGCGCAGCTCGCGCGGTGTCTATTTTCGCAACTAGCTAAACGCAGCGGCTCTGTGGAGGCAGGCTCACGTGCGTCCCTGTGGTCTGACTcgagcatgcagaggaggcCCTGTGCCTCAGAAGGCCGACCGccgggaggagacagaatgCCAGGCTCCGGACAGTCGTCGGGAGACAAGGCAGAGGACGTCAAACCCCAGCTGGCTCTGGCGAACAGGGAGAAGCGCCCAGAGGACAAAGAGGCTTTTCgagctctcgcctctgtgtgGAGAGATCTGTGCAGAGAGCCGTCGATAACGGGACCCCGGCGACGCTCGTCAGAAACTCCCGTTTCTCCGGCCTCGACCTTCTCGACCCAGTCCTCCGTCGGAGACACCCAACTACTCGCCTGGAGTCTCCTGCGAAACGAAGACCACCACGCGGAGAAGGAGCTCAgcggcgcgcatgcagccagtGTGAAAAAGAGTCGAGACGCTCCGACGAGTTCTTCTCAAGCTGCAGGCTCTGAAGCGAACacggaagagacggagataGGGCGAGTAAAGAAGGCCGGGGacgcttctctgcctctcgcggtAACAAACTGGGCTTCGTCGACTTTGGCCGCAGCGCTTGACCCTGTCGccgcggaagaggagacggctTTTCATGTCGAGAGGATCGTCAACAACAcagagagccgcgaggcgTTGGCGGAGTATGCAACCATTTTTGCGCCTCTCTTCGGCACCGACCCTCGTGACCTCTCGACCCAGCATGGCCTGTCTGCGCTGCACTGTGTCGCGCTCGACCTGCAGTTTTTGAGGCGCGCCAAGGAGGTCAGCAAGGACCGGAGCGACTCCGCGCCTTCGCTTGTACGTCCACTCCGCGCTGCCGGCGCCGCGCCAGCGTCTCCGAGTCACACTCCGAAGGCCTTCCACGCAGTGCCCGGCGAGGCGGAAGTCTCTCCCGAGCAGACCTGgtgttcgtcttcttgttccccgcgctcctcgcgctcttctctcacgTTCGCCGGTctcgacgcaggcgcgaGTGACGTGAGGGCGACTGCCCTCTCGAGCCCCCGAGAGGACGGAAGCGACTGTGAAGGGGAGCGGAGGAGTCGAACGCCTTCTGGAGGCCAAGGATGTTCGAGGACCCATGACCGCGGACCGTACCGGACAGGCGAGGACAGGCgcggagagagggcagagcaGCTGAGGGAAGACGCTTCGAAAGCCACAGACGCGACGCGACGCGTGGAAGAGATCCTGGACATTCCAACGGGGGCAGCCTTCGCGAGAGTTGCGGGAGACTCCCGCGGCCCCGAAGGCCCCGAAGACACACCAGAGGAGGGCGCCGCTTCCGGAGATCCGCTCTTCCACTTTGCGGTCCGCGGCTCTCACTCGGACGACTTCTCGGCGCTGCTGCGGTGCGACTTGGCTTTTCCAGAGTTTGGACGCACGTCGCCTCCCCCCGCCTTCGCCGCACTCACGACGCGCCCAGGCCCCACAAGTCTCGCGCCGGAGGCCCGCGACCGACTGGGGACGCAGTTCCCTCTCTGCCTGGATCCGTCGGAGCCGGATCTcgatgcagagacacccgacgCCCTGGCGGCATCGAGCTTGTTCGAGAAGGAAGATCGCGACTTGGACGGGTCTCCGTTCCAAGCTCCCCCACCGGAACTCCCGATTCTCGACGCGCGCAACCACCTCGACGGAGTGGtggagagcagcgaagaggctTGCCCGGGGTTGTTCTCGCTCACGGTGTGCGGCGGAGCAAGCTCAGCTAGCGTAGCCAGCGAGTGCCTGCCAGGCACCCAAGAGGCTGCCGGGccgtttctcgcgcttccgacgcgagACGCGGTGGCGCCGCCTCGCGAGGGActggacggagacgagggaTGCGTtggaggggagaagacgggTGTCAGTCGCCCGCGGGCCGTCTTCGCGCGCTGTTTGTCTCCGCGGGTGACGGCGTCGGgctccgtctccctcgcgtCGCTCGCCCCGTTCGGAGACTCTGCCCACAGCTTCTCGATCTCGGAACTCTTTCCCCTGGCAACGGGCCGAGACAGCGGCTGGGGTCGCGTGGTCGACGACTTGCCAGCCGCCGCGTCGCCggctttttctgcatgcgcggaagTCGAGGGTCCTGCGGCGCCCGCCTTCGAgctccccttcttcgcgcgCAGCCTCCACTCCTTCGCGCTCTCAGGCGGCGCCCCGGCGCACACCCTGTCGCTCGCGCCGCGGCGCCTATCGGCTGCGGGGACAGGAGACTCTGGACCTCTCGCGGACGAAGAGGCGGGGGGCGAGGGCGGCCACTCCGGCGGCTGTTGGCTGTCGCCGCGATCCGTAGCTGTCCTGAGGCAGTCTCTCCCAGCGGATGCAGACGGCCCCGAGTCTCTGTTGGCGTCGCTGCGGCAGTGGAGTCAGAGCCGAGGCCTGGAGTTCTCTGCGCAAAacggcgagggagacggaggcgcCGAGCGAGAGGtgcgagacgagaagagcggaggaaggactcgagacgaagagccAGGCGAGGCGATCACACAACGGGCGGCCCCcagggaggaagagctgCGCAGGGCTAAGGCGCGCCGCGCCGCGCTCTTGGCTGTCGCTCCCAGGAAAGACTTCGCTTCCAGCGTAGACACATCCCGTGACGGTGCTTCAGTCGGCGACCTTTCATCCCTCACAAAAGATGAAAACCCAGAGGGAAGAATGGCCAGTCCAgctccctctctttcgcatCCCTATTGCTCTGCTTCATCCACAGTTCCTGCCTGTGGGAATaacctctcttctttctccttttcctcttcccctctctcttcttctctctcgtcttctctctcgtcttccctctcgtcttccctctcgtcttctctctcttctttttcctctcctttttcctcttcttcctcgtcttcttcgtctctcgcttctttttcctcttcccctctctcttcttctctctctcctttttcttcttcctcgtctttctcttcttctttctcttcctcggcgtcTTCTGTGTGGTGTCCTGTGACAGCTGgcaacgagggagagaggagggaatACTCGCATGCGACAGTGGAAGAATGCGTCGGTAGTCAGAGACAGCGTCTCTTATGTGAGCAGCAGCCTGCAGACGGAGGAAGCCACCGAGCTTCCCGAGTGGCGTTCGACGGACCTGCTGAGGCTAGAACTCTCGCGAGCCAAGGCGAAACGCCTCGCGAGCAAGTCTTCACTTTGAAAGCGGAGTCTCGTGCCGATGACTGGCACAGTTCTGGCGTCTATGCTTCTGACC GTCCGCGTTTCGTTGCGTCAGACCATTTCGGGACCCAGCAGTGCGGCACTGCCAGCAGATGCCCCTGTCGAGACGCGTCGGTGTCTCCACTCCTCCACCGCTCACCTTCAGGCGCGCCGTCGCAGGTGGGAGGAACAGCAGGTGGATGTGGTTCGTTCGCTGCGCCTCAAGTGCAAGGTGGAGTgccgttttctgcttccgccGACGCCGCCGCATTTGTCCAGATGCCTCGTGGACCGGAGGCGAGCAACGTAGGGACGCAGCTCGTTTCAGCTGGATATACAGCGCACTTGGAGCGGGCGGGCGGAGGGGCGACGGGGCAGGTCAactcgggtgtacatacacctgaggGAGAGGGGGAGGGGAGCGGGtctgtgctgtctctccgctcaggtgtatgtacacctggtTCTGGGAGTGAGCACAGCACGACTGCGACTCAGCTTTCGAGTCCATCGGCGCAGGCGCCGTCCGACcagggaagcgagagaggcgacgtgGTGCATCTCACTTCGCACGCATATTCTGCAGGGACTGAACTTGGAGAGAGACTCGTTAGCGCGCCGGTGCACCTATCGTATCCATCGGCTGTCCATGCGCCTGGCCGGCCTGCGTACGGCGGAGGCGAGGACACAGTCCAGCAGCGGAGCACCTGTACATGTGGTGTTGGCGAGCTGTCTGAAGAGCAAGCTGCATCCAGGGGggcctcgaagaagagaagaaaaggccgAGTCTCTGAGAAAGCGGAGTGCCTCACCCCGGGCGAGaagggggaggaagaagcgaggacaACTGGAAGCGTCAGCAGCGGTGGACCCGCGACGGCGCACCCTGTTGTGACCATCGGGCTCGTCGGACGGCCGGGCGGCGTTCGGAACCTCGTCACGCCCGTCGGCAGTGAAACGCCGTTGACCACTGGG GATTTTTCTGCGACTCGGGTTGTCCGTCTGAGCAACAAGGCAATGGAGCTGCCGTATGTCCACGGAGTGCGTTTTGAGGCGGAGGCCTTTGCCTGGACGGCGAAGATCGGCTCTGGGTCTCGGCGATTTCTAGTGAAGAAGCACGGCTTCCATAAGTCTCGTCTCTGCGCGATCGAGAAGATTCAACAGTGGAGGGCGACTCTCTCGCCAGCGGCTTTGGAACGCGAGCTCAGAG AGGAGCGCGAGATTATTGCGAGTCTCCCGGTCGATCCGCGGTGCGAGCATGCACCGGGTCCTCCAGAAGAGGTGCCGAGTCAGAGAAGCGGCGGCAGCCAAGAGGAAGGCGCGGCTGAGCGCGAAGGGTGTCTCGAGGACAGGAATGGAAAGAGGCAGCGGACGACGAGTGTGGAGACCCATTTCGTGCATCCTCTGTACacgtcgcctgtctcgtcagttctctcggcttctgctgTCGCCCCGCCGGCTGCCTGCGGTCAAGACGCGGCACCGTCGTCTTCCCCCTATTGTTGTCTCGCCCCAGATGtgcagtgtatgtacaccggaCACCACGTGAACGCGTCCCCGGAGCTGGTCCAGTCGCAAGACCGGCTGGCGCCAGGCTCTGCGGTCGCTCCCTCGGACTTCTTCCCCATGCAGCCCGCGTACTCGCCGCTCGTGTCAGCACCCTCGGCAGGTCCCCACATGGCATTCGCCTCGCCGGCcttctccggtgtctcttcttctcccgttgtggctatgcatgcgcctcccgcgtcgctgccttcctcgaaccctgcgctctgcatgcgtgcttCACCTGATCAGAcgccttctgcgtttccctccttctcgccaGTGTCTCCGCCTCACCTCCCGCACTGCGGAGCGCCGGAGAAGACTGAACCctccagagaagaggggcgagaggaggagcgcgacaggctgcgttttcttccggCGTATCACCAGAGTCGCTTGTCGTCGATGCCGCCAAGCACTCcggctcctctctccactgcatgcgcgtcgtcCTTCCCGCCCTCCGAGTTGGGCAGCCGTGTGCTGGAAGCCCCGAGCAAAGAGCCGCTCGAGGTCCGGGGCATGTACCACGATTCCAGCGAGCCTCCAGCGCAAAGAGCTCTCTGTCCGACTGTGTCCCCCTCTTCAGACCCGTATGCTTCGCCTGTTGCCTTCCCCTCCACGTTGGCCTCTTTCCCCGTCGACGGCCAAAGGCCGCAGCTCCTGCCCGCCGTCCAGGCGTCTCCAGGAGAGGACAACTGTCTCTCGAGAGGCGACGACCGCGGCGCGGGGAGGCTGTGCGCTCCAGAAGGTCCGTGCGGGTCTGCAGGCGATGGTCGCGACTTTGACGGCTCGGCCGAACACTCCGCACCTCTCTTCGAATGGgttccctccttctcttttgcaCTCGCGCGCATGCGTTCCCTACCACGCTTCTCCGGCGCCGCCCGgctgtctccctccctcGAGTGCAAGCCCCGCGGCCTTCGCGTCCTACCCTCAGGTGTCTCCATCGCCTGCGCCGTCGCCGACACCGgttccgctgtctcttcacttctcttTTGA
- a CDS encoding hypothetical protein (encoded by transcript TGME49_229380~Predicted trans-membrane domain (TMHMM2.0):978-1001), which translates to MEPPVGASDEKRGETASRLLDSSQRQSFDGTSTRSSDDVAAPFAASQTDSGQRDSPRRTVSSFSFVSLASAVSSLRNASSERLLRRVKNQRSQVEFASSGSSSSSLSSSNDSSSSSSPSFSHSPSSSSCTSSAAEHTHLSGENEERREGRAGETDAREAKEDRGGRLDDSRIDEFDLHGALVFDDYEVLNYPATSRSISTLGPGSNSTSSGEAPVTGDPRAETRSRNGVGASREEKAQARDFPAGRELCGDTLGTAECMQATARADGADRPERQTEKVPGADVGICGDGTSLLVEEEAINSPRPDCTNSSRFSSSRFPFFWSSSTTSSVSSVSSSSSSSSFSFSTSSGEAYAVSRGSLRGTGVSSLSRETRFLWHPLITRCVYGPLVKARFYLMMHPGESTDAVVVLRLSDFLVRYARSTGGQEAEKKETREETTEKSEEKKQLEEEEKKRRPEEGGRRKGSRGRAGGEADDEEDCSGARERAEIAKERDFAFGEERGDERAGRGSDAEQIVAVDVTAVEQQVLQIFRRKPQGIVMLNDLPLSCLALKLFEEEAKAGDTRGAKKPREREGQQVSCRRGSTVSELLPASCSHSGAKTLNACDLADRRNGDSEDQPASSGNATSRKRAVLVPFTQDVFSSSFLHAIAAPLGVSSGGSTVSSDSFHPRNATQTPHTGGDSAPKNVACSPGSSRCPTAPAHSGRHAETQAERSAVNVEEGQTEEEEEEEEEKKEEEEKKEEEKKRLCEEAALAAALEAAREAAARQDGDFEGEEARLAAEVQRHKSTSAFRQNFLFEDEVEEKDDEWIDARKQGNSPVVLLVMRRGTDLAHLAELDGIRHACITPIPLQLGDHIYRAIKPRGILSIATHHGIYAGHGRVFHLSGNERQGLWALLANQRSARVRVTSIRRFMGRGRSALRVKIYKEEQCDDHFTVIQRAEESFVEQSFPSYHLLFNNCEHFAVFCKTGKGKSSQVEKAAVAAVATTSFLVGAGATAGAAALAAAVLERRLRRP; encoded by the exons ATGGAACCGCCAGTCGGTGCTTCcgacgagaagcgaggagagacggcgtctcgtctcttgGATTCCTCGCAACGTCAGAGCTTCGATGGTACATcgacgagaagcagcgatGACGTTGCTGCCCCGTTCGCGGCGTCGCAGACGGATTCGGGGCAAAGAGATTCTCCCAGGAGAACTGTGTCTTCCTTcagcttcgtttctctcgcgtctgcggtctcctctcttcgaaATGCCTCCTCCGAACGCCTCTTGCGGAGGGTCAAAAATCAACGCAGTCAAGTCGAGTTCGCTTCATCGggatcttcgtcttcttctctctcctcttccaatgattcctcttcatcttcttctccttctttctctcattctccctcttcttcttcctgtaCTTCTTCTGCGGCCGAACACACACACTTGTCTGGAGAGAatgaagaaagacgagaaggaagagcaggagagacagacgccagGGAGGCCAAAGAGGACCGAGGAGGAAGACTGGACGACTCGCGAATCGACGAGTTCGACTTGCATGGAGCCCTTGTTTTCGACGACTACGAGGTATTGAATTATCCGGCAACTTCTCGTTCCATCTCGACGCTCGGACCCGGAAGCAATTCGACGTCATCTGGGGAAGCACCAGTCACAGGCGACCCACGAGCCGAGACTCGATCGAGAAACGGCGTCGGCGCTTccagggaagagaaggcgcaggccAGAGACTTCCCCGCAGGCCGCGAACTGTGCGGTGACACTCTCGGCACCGccgagtgcatgcaagccaCCGCGAGAGCCGATGGAGCGGACagaccagagagacagaccgaGAAAGTACCGGGTGCAGATGTGGGCATCTGTGGCGATGGAACTTCTCTCCTtgttgaggaagaagcgatcAACTCCCCGCGACCTGACTGCACCAActcctctcgtttttcttcctctcgcttccccttTTTCTGGTCTTCCTCCACcacttcctctgtttcttctgtttcctcttcttcctcttcgtcgtccttttctttctcgacttcctctgGGGAGGCGTATGCAGTGTCGCGAGGCAGTCTGCGAGGcacaggtgtctcctctctgagTCGAGagactcggtttctgtggcACCCGCTGATCACGCGCTGCGTATACGGACCGTTGGTGAAAGCTCGCTTCTACCTCATGATGCATCCTGGAGAGTCGACAGACGCCGTCGTCGTTCTCCGCCTGTCCGACTTTCTTGTTCGTTACGCACGCTCCACAGGAGGccaggaagcggagaagaaagagacgcgagaggagacgacggagaagagcgaggagaagaagcaactggaggaggaagagaagaagaggcggccGGAGGAGGgtgggagaagaaagggaagtaGGGGACGCGCcgggggagaagcagacgacgaagaggactgTAGCGGCGCTAGAGAAAGAGCTGAGATCGCAAAAGAACGAGATTTCGCTTTCGGCGAAGAGAGGGGGGACGAACGAGCAGGACGAGGATCCGATGCCGAGCAGATTGTGGCCGTGGATGTCACTGCAGTGGAACAGCAAGTTCTGCAGATCTTCCGCCGCAAGCCTCAGGGGATCGTCATGCTCAACGACCTGCCTCTGTCGTGTCTAGCGCTGAAGCTtttcgaggaagaggcgaaagcgggagacacgagaggcgcgaagaaacccagagaacgcgaagggCAGCAAGTTTCCTGCAGGCGCGGATCAACTGTCTCTGAGCTTCTCCCCGCCTCCTGCAGTCACTCAGGTGCCAAGACACTGAACGCTTGCGACCTCGCAGACAGGAGGaatggagacagcgaggaccAGCCTGCCTCTTCTGGAAATGCAACGTCGAGAAAGCGAGCCGTTCTTGTTCCTTTCACGCAAGACGTattctcctcctctttcctaCACGCAATTGCTGCGCCTCTCGGAGTCTCCTCGGGTGGctccactgtctcttctgaCTCCTTTCACCCTCGGAATGCGACTCAAACCCCCCACACAGGCGGCGACAGCGCCCCGAAGAACGTCGCCTGTTCGCCaggttcttctcgctgcccTACCGCCCCAGCACACTCTGGAcggcatgcagagacgcaggcagagCGAAGCGCAGTGAACGTGGAAGAGGGccagacagaggaggaggaggaggaagaggaagagaagaaagaagaggaagagaagaaagaagaggaaaagaagagactgtGCGAAGAGGCTGCGTTGGCAGCAGCCTtggaggcggcgagagaagcagccgcaCGCCAAGACGGAGAtttcgagggagaagaagcgaggctCGCGGCGGAGGTGCAGCGCCACAAGTCGACTTCAGCGTTTCGACAGAACTTCCTTTTCGAagacgaagtcgaggaaaaggacgacGAATGGATCGACGCTagaaaacaaggaaacaGCCCCGTTGTGCTTCTCGTCATGCGCAGAGGCACCGACCTTGCACACCTCGCTGAACTTGACGGCATTCGCCACGCATGCATCACGCCCATTCCTCTGCAACTTGGAGATCACATCTACCGCGCTATCAAACCGAGAGGAATCTT GTCGATAGCAACTCACCATGGCATTTACGCTGGACACG GTCGGGTGTTTCATTTGAGCGGAAATGAAAGACAAGGCTTGTGGGCTCTTTTGGCGAATCAGCGAAGTGCCAGGGTCCGCGTCACTTCCATCAGGCGCTTCATGGGCCGCGGCCGCTCTGCCCTCCGAGTGAAAATATATAAAGAAGAACAGTGCGACGACCACTTT ACGGTGAttcagagagcagaggagtCCTTCGTGGAGCAGTCTTTTCCTTCCTACCACCTCCTGTTCAACAACTGCGAGCACTTTGCTGTTTTCTGCAAAactggaaaaggaaagagttCCCAGGTCGAGAAAGCTGCCGTTGCTGCAGTGGCAACAACTTCCTTTCTAGTCGGGGCAGGGGCCACCGCAGGCGCGGCAGCTCTTGCCGCTGCTGTGCTTGAACGGAGGCTCCGGCGTCCTTGA